DNA sequence from the Tachysurus vachellii isolate PV-2020 chromosome 16, HZAU_Pvac_v1, whole genome shotgun sequence genome:
CTGGCAGCTTTTCACTGATTTGCTGCTTTTGACTGCTGACGATGTGAGGAATATTCTTCCGTAATGTCTTGACAAATCTTAGTATACAATCCAGTAGATCATGATCATGCTAGTTATATCAGAAATCTGAAGTGATCTCAAATCTCTAAAGATTATCATGACTTGGATCGAGCCTAGTTTGTTAGATAAATGAAATGAACccttttaatgaaataatcattattatttagctCCTGGAATAATTTTTTTGAATAACACGTCTTAGTAAGTCAGCGTTGTCCAAAATCGAACCCCTGATATCAGAATAATAATCAGTAGATAGGTAAAGTTTATCATGACAAACTTTAATGTTGTCTTGACAAAGCCAGACTGtttaatgttgaaaaaaattatCTGAGGTTTTTATGAAAAAAGTTACATATATTCTCCCCAGAAAGCAAGATGGCAATACTTGTACAGttaggatagatagatagatagatagatagatagatagatagatagatagatagatagatagatagatagacaataCTAGTAGTGTTGGGTAGATAGATTTTACTATTAGACTAATAAAAAGATAGATGGTCTACAAAAGTCttaatatttttgcatataataattttgtatttcatattttaatatttttggatttacaatttatttcatttcaaatttcatttcgATTTTGCTGATCTCTTCATTTCTCTATATCAAGGATTTGATGAGAGTCAACATGTAAATGATTATACTTTGTACAgcattctgaataaaaaaagacacacacacgcaaacacacacacacacacacacacacacacacacacacacacacacacgcaaacaaacacacacatacgctgcAGATGCCAGTGTCGCGCTTTGGGAAGTGAAGCGCAAACCGTGCGTAAAGCGCGTCTTCTTGTATCATTGGCAACATCACTGAATGAGGAAgagacacaataataataataataataataataataataataataataataataataataaagaaagacagaaagagatgtttaatagtgtttaatGATAGTGTTTAGATCTGTAAAATATCTGGACATTAAAACGTTccgctgtttgtttttaaaacttgAATAAATCTCCAGCAAGATGACGTCATGTTCTAGAAGTTCAGACCATCAGACCATCGATAGTTAGAGACAGAGCAACACAGTGAACAGCGATTAGCAGCAATTTTACAAGAATTACAACAAAAGGAAGCAGGTGTATGTGAGATTGGCCCTGCGAAAAGGAGAACGCCAGGCACAGCTTGCCCATCAGAAGGATCAGAATATGTTTGATGACCCAGCCATCACCACAGCTTCCTCTGAGGACACCAGCCAAGCCGTCTTTGCCATTAAGACAGCTCCTTCTGAGGACTCCGTCTCAGTTTTTGAGACAGCTCCCCCTGAGGACATCGTCCCAGACTTTAAAACAGCTCCAGCTATAGAAAGAGCTCCAGCTGAAGCTCCAGCTGCTGCACTGTCAGACACTGTTAAAGCCAAAGCTGCAGATGAGGAGTCGTCTACATCTGTGGCTAATGTGGATGATGTGCAGCTGGACGACAGCACAAAAGTAagaacaaaccacacacacacacacacacacacacacacacacacacacacaaacaataatattctgcatgcttattattataatatagtttatgatagattataacatttataatatctAAATGTGTGATTCtagtacaataataataataataataataataataataataataataataataataataataataataataataataataataataataataataataataataataataataataattgatgttCCCAGGATGCACCCACATCTACACCAAGTGGGAAACGCTTGACCATCTATATGCTGGAGTCTGCAGCACTAGACGATCAGATACAGATGGCCTgtgagtttcacacacacacttacacacaaacacacacacatacctctgTCTCGTATACACTTCTGCTCAGCAGCTCAGCCTTTTAATCCATGTTTTTCTGCCTTCATCTCCTTTTTGCTTTGGTTACTCAGTATTAACACATAGAAATAGTCtgagccccgccccttttccaTGATTGGATGGCCATttctattctctctcacacacctcacacactttctctctctctttctctctgcagatGACTACATGCTTCCTCTGGTCGAGAAAATCCACCCCTCTCTGGCCAGTAAGATCACATGGATGCTAATAGAGGGAGAGAACAACTTTGAAATCATGAATATGATTAGTGTTCCTGAGCTCCTGCGTGCCAGGgtgagcacacacacccacacacacacacacacacacacacacacactgatacactgatgcATAAA
Encoded proteins:
- the LOC132859221 gene encoding polyadenylate-binding protein 1A-like, with amino-acid sequence MFDDPAITTASSEDTSQAVFAIKTAPSEDSVSVFETAPPEDIVPDFKTAPAIERAPAEAPAAALSDTVKAKAADEESSTSVANVDDVQLDDSTKDAPTSTPSGKRLTIYMLESAALDDQIQMAYDYMLPLVEKIHPSLASKITWMLIEGENNFEIMNMISVPELLRARVHEMDSLLKARESGHKPETLKMMYRHKTSRNRKKKNNKNK